In Acidobacteriota bacterium, the genomic stretch TTCCGGTGACGCAGATCCGCTTCTCCCGGAAGGCCAGCTCGGGCGGCTCCGCGAACTTGCCGCGGTCTTCGCCCCAGATGACCGCGGTGAAAACATGATTCGGGAACGGCTTGTCGAGATTGATGAAGGTCGGCCGTCCATTGACGCGCTCCGCGTAGGTGACCGTCGCCACCTTGCCGCACACGGTCACCTTCTCGCCGACGTGCTCCGCCGCCTCGCCCGGGCTGATCACGCGGGGCGCCCCGGCCAGGCCGAACGAGATCCCCATGAGCATCGCCAGCGTGGCCGCGACTTTCCTCATCGTTGCCTCCTCTCGATTCCCAGCGCTGCAACACGACTCATCCTAACCGACGGGACCGAGGCGGCGGCACGATCCGAACCGGGATCGCAGCCCTCTACCTGGTGCCGGCGCGTCCTCGGTCACACCGGCGCGGAAGGCTCCTGCTGGCCGAAACCGGAAAGGCCGTCCCGTGATCGTTCCCGGCATCGAG encodes the following:
- a CDS encoding DNA-binding protein; the protein is MRKVAATLAMLMGISFGLAGAPRVISPGEAAEHVGEKVTVCGKVATVTYAERVNGRPTFINLDKPFPNHVFTAVIWGEDRGKFAEPPELAFREKRICVTGTVKLYRRRPEIIVREPAQIRVVTAAGREDPKGP